The proteins below are encoded in one region of Candidatus Rokuibacteriota bacterium:
- a CDS encoding DUF1926 domain-containing protein produces the protein MSDPGGGTGADLYFLFGIHNHQPVGNLDDVVAEVCRDAYHPFLTLVKEFPEIILTMHISGGLLEWLKERAPATFDLLGDLVQAGRVEFLTGGFYEPILPVLPDCDKVGQIQRLSDFLRRHFGARCRGMWLAERVWEPHLPKPLREAGIEYVLVDDAHFALAGLDPDGLEGYYLTEEQGETVAVFPISMRLRYLVPFAEPARILEFLAGRRGRARAITLVDDGEKFGAWPGTHRLVYEEGWLLRFFETLASADWLRLTTFSRYLDRFPPAGRVYLPSAAYQEMGEWALPVEAGDSLAAIRAQLGSLAGGAAVAGWLRGGFWRNFLVKYPEANDCYWKMLRLSRAIHTAAAARPDDPRLAAARVELWRGQGNDAYWHGVFGGLYLPHLRRATKSALIAADRLLGEATGISSSRWRHEDVNGDGRVEVAIRTRVLSLVVNPEAGGSVTELAYLPKGLDLADVLTRRRETYHTQVGSTGPGETAGRVRTIHERAAAKEAGLGELLAYDRFRRASLLDGLFPAGAVLDPLHPWDGGLLTLADWGMETTVAESSDGVTVRLSAPSVHGWPLELEKDLVVPPAEARIRVVYRLRWRGSERLTARWGVQWNLVLTAGAAPGRYLELPGRPSLASRGDADGRLELSLVDEWIGAEIVVGWSQPARAAWAPVETVSLSEAGFERIYQGLAVLLCWPVELVTDGEWQQAIELKVVDRLTSGG, from the coding sequence GTGAGTGACCCCGGCGGGGGCACGGGCGCCGACCTCTACTTCCTCTTCGGGATCCACAACCACCAGCCGGTGGGGAACCTGGACGATGTGGTCGCCGAGGTCTGCCGGGACGCCTACCACCCCTTCCTGACGCTCGTCAAGGAGTTCCCCGAGATCATCCTGACCATGCACATCTCGGGGGGTCTCCTCGAGTGGCTCAAGGAGCGCGCCCCGGCCACGTTCGATCTGCTCGGCGATCTGGTCCAGGCGGGCCGGGTCGAGTTCCTCACCGGCGGCTTCTACGAGCCGATCCTTCCGGTGCTTCCCGATTGCGACAAGGTCGGGCAGATCCAGCGGCTCTCCGACTTCCTCCGGCGTCACTTCGGGGCGCGCTGCCGGGGGATGTGGCTGGCCGAGCGGGTGTGGGAACCGCACCTGCCGAAGCCGCTTCGCGAAGCCGGCATCGAGTACGTGCTGGTCGACGATGCCCACTTCGCCCTCGCGGGGCTCGATCCGGATGGGCTCGAGGGCTACTACCTCACCGAGGAACAGGGGGAGACGGTCGCCGTCTTCCCGATCAGCATGCGCCTCCGGTACCTGGTCCCGTTCGCGGAGCCGGCCCGCATCCTGGAGTTCCTCGCGGGCCGACGTGGCCGGGCGCGAGCCATCACGCTGGTCGACGACGGCGAGAAATTCGGCGCCTGGCCGGGGACCCATCGCCTCGTCTACGAGGAGGGATGGCTCCTGCGCTTCTTCGAGACGCTGGCGTCGGCCGACTGGCTCAGGCTGACCACTTTCTCTCGGTATCTCGATCGTTTCCCGCCCGCCGGCCGCGTCTATCTCCCCAGCGCGGCGTACCAGGAGATGGGAGAATGGGCGCTGCCCGTGGAAGCCGGCGACAGTCTGGCCGCGATCCGGGCCCAGCTCGGCTCGCTGGCCGGCGGCGCGGCGGTGGCGGGGTGGCTCCGGGGAGGGTTCTGGCGGAACTTCCTGGTGAAGTACCCGGAGGCCAACGACTGCTACTGGAAGATGCTCCGCCTGTCCCGCGCGATCCACACGGCCGCGGCCGCACGGCCGGACGACCCGCGGCTCGCGGCGGCGCGCGTCGAGCTCTGGCGGGGCCAGGGGAACGACGCGTACTGGCACGGGGTGTTCGGCGGCCTCTACCTGCCGCACCTCAGGCGCGCGACCAAGTCGGCGCTCATCGCCGCCGACCGGCTCCTCGGCGAGGCGACGGGGATCAGCTCTTCCCGATGGCGTCACGAGGACGTGAACGGCGACGGCCGGGTGGAGGTGGCGATCCGGACCCGCGTGCTCTCGCTCGTCGTGAACCCCGAGGCCGGTGGAAGCGTGACCGAGCTCGCCTATCTCCCCAAGGGCCTGGATCTGGCCGACGTGCTCACGCGGCGCCGGGAGACCTACCACACTCAGGTCGGGTCCACCGGTCCTGGCGAGACTGCCGGCAGGGTCCGGACGATCCACGAGCGCGCCGCGGCCAAGGAGGCGGGACTCGGAGAGCTGTTGGCCTACGACCGGTTCAGGCGGGCCTCGCTCCTCGACGGGCTCTTCCCGGCCGGCGCGGTGCTGGATCCGCTGCATCCCTGGGATGGTGGACTCTTGACGCTCGCCGACTGGGGCATGGAGACCACGGTTGCCGAGTCGAGCGACGGCGTGACGGTCAGGCTGTCGGCGCCGAGCGTTCATGGATGGCCGCTCGAGCTGGAGAAGGACCTCGTCGTGCCGCCGGCCGAAGCGCGCATTCGCGTGGTCTACCGGCTCCGCTGGAGGGGAAGCGAGCGCTTGACGGCGCGCTGGGGAGTCCAGTGGAACCTCGTGCTGACGGCCGGTGCCGCACCCGGCCGCTACCTGGAGCTTCCCGGCCGTCCCTCGTTGGCGAGCCGGGGCGATGCCGACGGCCGCCTGGAGCTTTCGCTGGTCGACGAATGGATCGGCGCCGAGATCGTGGTTGGCTGGAGTCAGCCGGCCCGCGCGGCCTGGGCGCCCGTCGAGACCGTGTCGCTCTCCGAGGCCGGCTTCGAGCGGATCTACCAGGGCTTGGCCGTCCTCCTGTGCTGGCCCGTGGAGCTGGTCACCGACGGCGAGTGGCAGCAGGCGATCGAGCTGAAGGTGGTCGACCGCCTGACGAGCGGCGGATGA
- the rapZ gene encoding RNase adapter RapZ, producing the protein MRFVIITGLSGAGKSYAIKCFEDMGYFCVDNLPTTLIPTFADLCTQSTREIRRIALGVDVREGEYLVHLVEILQALRAKDHPTEVLFLDAGDEALVRRYHETRRRHPLAGNGNILEGIRAERKAMANLKEIADRIIDTSVLTVHQLKELLVETYGREGVRPALSVSLVSFGYKHGIPYDADLVFDVRFLPNPHFVEGLRNLDGRDAAVREFILAHAESRQLVDRLRALLAFLVPLYQREGKAYLTVAIGCTGGRHRSVALVEELRSFFEELGVPPTVTHRDLSRE; encoded by the coding sequence TTGCGCTTCGTCATCATCACGGGGCTGAGCGGGGCCGGCAAGAGCTACGCGATCAAGTGCTTCGAGGACATGGGGTACTTCTGCGTCGATAACCTCCCGACCACGCTGATCCCCACCTTCGCCGATCTGTGCACCCAGTCGACCCGGGAGATCCGGCGGATCGCGCTCGGCGTGGACGTCCGTGAGGGAGAGTACCTGGTCCACCTGGTGGAGATCCTCCAGGCGCTCCGGGCGAAGGACCACCCCACGGAGGTGCTCTTCCTCGACGCGGGCGACGAGGCCCTGGTCCGTCGCTACCACGAGACCCGCCGCCGGCACCCGCTCGCCGGGAACGGGAACATCCTCGAGGGGATCCGGGCCGAGCGGAAGGCCATGGCCAACCTGAAGGAGATCGCCGACCGGATCATCGACACGTCCGTGCTCACCGTCCACCAGCTCAAGGAGCTGCTGGTGGAGACCTACGGACGCGAGGGAGTGCGCCCCGCGCTCTCCGTGTCCCTGGTCTCCTTCGGGTACAAGCACGGGATCCCGTACGACGCCGACCTGGTCTTCGACGTCCGCTTCCTCCCCAACCCGCACTTCGTCGAGGGCCTCAGGAACCTGGACGGCCGCGACGCCGCGGTCAGAGAGTTCATTCTGGCACACGCGGAGAGCCGCCAGCTCGTCGACCGGCTGCGGGCGCTGCTCGCCTTCCTCGTGCCGCTCTACCAGCGGGAGGGCAAAGCCTACCTCACGGTGGCGATCGGTTGCACCGGAGGCCGGCACCGCTCGGTGGCCCTGGTGGAAGAGCTCCGCTCCTTCTTCGAGGAGCTGGGAGTCCCGCCCACCGTGACCCACCGGGATCTCAGTCGTGAGTGA